A region from the Wolbachia endosymbiont (group A) of Rhinocyllus conicus genome encodes:
- a CDS encoding phosphomannomutase/phosphoglucomutase, protein MDNSIIRKYDIRGVVGKDLQINDGYEIGRKFGQTVASVCVGYDSRIDSPGIERELIRGLTLSGANVIRVGLCSSPMLYAATQITQADLGIIITASHNPSEYNGFKFFSNKKVFSDQEIKEIISSPIKNSTRIGSLININIYGEYIRILKGAVKNNTTQKLKIAWDCGNSPASGIIRCIEKILPGHTHIVTNNSIDGAFPLHDPDPIEEKNLAQLIDIVKEYGCDLGIALDGDSDRVRLIDNKGNVVSNDHLFIIFAREVLEEYPESKVIANVKMSMKVHDFVSKLGGQVITCATGHSLVKKKMVEEEAKFAGELSGHFFFSELGFDDGLYSAVKAVDILLKKNQSLSQVIEDLPKLYITHEVKIVVKDEKKFQIIESIKKTLEQQNIVFSDLDGVKVNDNDNKGWWLLRASNTQNCITARCEGDTLEGFELTKKVLFHYIDEARSLNCSCS, encoded by the coding sequence TAGAAAGTTTGGCCAAACCGTAGCTAGTGTTTGTGTCGGCTACGACAGCAGAATAGATTCACCAGGTATAGAAAGAGAATTAATTAGGGGCTTAACTTTATCTGGAGCAAATGTTATACGTGTTGGACTATGCTCGTCACCTATGCTCTACGCTGCAACGCAAATCACGCAGGCGGATCTTGGTATCATAATAACTGCCTCTCATAACCCCAGCGAATATAATGGCTTTAAATTTTTTAGTAATAAAAAAGTCTTCTCAGATCAAGAGATAAAGGAAATTATAAGCAGTCCAATTAAAAACAGTACAAGAATTGGAAGCTTAATTAACATAAATATATATGGTGAGTACATTCGCATATTAAAAGGTGCAGTGAAGAATAATACTACACAGAAATTAAAAATAGCCTGGGATTGTGGAAATAGTCCAGCAAGTGGAATTATAAGGTGTATTGAAAAGATCTTGCCTGGTCATACGCATATCGTAACCAATAACTCTATAGATGGGGCATTTCCACTGCATGATCCAGATCCCATAGAGGAAAAAAATCTCGCTCAATTAATTGACATTGTGAAGGAATATGGATGTGATCTTGGCATTGCGCTAGATGGCGATAGCGATAGGGTGCGCTTAATTGATAATAAAGGCAACGTTGTTTCCAATGACCATTTATTTATAATTTTTGCACGTGAAGTGCTGGAGGAATATCCAGAAAGCAAAGTTATTGCCAACGTAAAAATGAGTATGAAGGTGCATGATTTTGTTAGTAAGTTAGGAGGGCAAGTTATTACCTGCGCTACTGGACATTCACTAGTTAAGAAGAAGATGGTAGAGGAAGAGGCAAAGTTTGCTGGTGAGTTAAGCGGGCACTTCTTCTTTTCTGAGCTAGGTTTTGATGATGGGCTATATTCTGCTGTTAAAGCAGTTGACATTTTGCTTAAGAAAAACCAAAGCCTATCTCAGGTGATTGAGGATTTACCGAAGTTATATATCACTCATGAAGTAAAGATTGTAGTTAAAGATGAGAAAAAATTTCAAATCATTGAATCAATAAAGAAAACACTAGAGCAGCAAAATATTGTATTTTCAGATCTTGACGGTGTTAAGGTAAATGATAACGATAATAAAGGTTGGTGGCTCCTTAGAGCATCAAATACACAAAACTGCATTACAGCAAGATGCGAAGGAGATACCTTAGAAGGTTTTGAACTTACTAAAAAGGTTTTGTTCCATTACATTGATGAAGCAAGGTCTTTAAATTGTAGCTGCTCATAG
- the ppdK gene encoding pyruvate, phosphate dikinase, which yields MGEKLIHYFSQGKCEGNAEMKNLLGGKGANLAEMCNVGIPVPPGFTISTSVCQAYCQDNELSNDLRNEVKNYMAMLENDIGCKLGDLNNPLLVSIRSGSVSSMPGMLDTILNVGLNDETVIGLAKKSGERFAYDSYCRFIMMYSNVVLQLDHHLFQDVVDNKQQKSGAKSLADLDVDVLKRIVNNFKRIVHEKTGKHFPQNVEEQLLNSVNAVFTSWKNDRAVSYRRIHNIPENLGTAVNVQAMVFGNLNDNSATGVIFTRNPSTGEKKLFGEFLVNAQGEDVVSGVYTPMPIDGEQENTMEKLLPSVYLELCAVCEKLERHYKDMQDIEFTVQDGKLWILQTRSGKRTAEAAIRIIVDMVNEGTITKEEGILRIDPKTFDNLLHPVLDVKSDQKVIGKGLPASPGVASGYVVFSASDAEKAAEQGKKVILVRSETSPEDINGMNAASGIVTARGGMTSHAAVVTRGMGKPCICSVSGLYIDKDGTFFSVGDTKVNKGEPITINGGTGEVMLGILPTISPELSQEFKTIINWIDEIKTVKVRANADTPKDAKIAKGFGAEGIGLCRTEHMFFASDRIEFIQKLIIADDENERANALIKLEEMQKSDFKEIFSIMEGREVTIRLLDPPLHEFLPNNQSTIEKIAKSLSKSVESVKNKIAQLSEKNPMLGHRGCRLAISHPEIYSMQIRAILSAANELKKEKSVEIKPEIMIPFIMNEKEFILICELAKKESSVISAGIQTQIPASRAGMTSDKAYSIGTMIELPRAALIADKLAKHAEFFSFGTNDLTQTTMGLSRDDSVNFLDSYKESNIFDNDPFEVLDIEGVGELIKIAIERGKKTRKEIKLGICGEHGADPKSIEFLIESGVDYVSCSPYRVPVAKLVAAQFSVKSKFVG from the coding sequence ATGGGGGAAAAGTTAATACATTACTTTAGCCAGGGTAAATGCGAAGGCAATGCAGAAATGAAAAATCTGCTGGGAGGAAAGGGAGCAAATTTAGCAGAAATGTGCAATGTTGGCATTCCTGTTCCACCTGGTTTCACAATTTCCACCTCTGTTTGTCAGGCCTACTGTCAGGATAATGAATTGTCTAACGACCTACGTAACGAGGTTAAAAACTACATGGCGATGCTCGAAAATGACATCGGTTGTAAATTAGGGGATTTAAATAACCCCTTATTAGTTTCAATACGCTCTGGTAGTGTTAGTTCAATGCCGGGCATGCTTGATACTATTTTAAATGTTGGTTTAAATGATGAAACAGTTATTGGGCTTGCAAAAAAAAGTGGAGAACGTTTTGCCTATGATAGCTACTGCCGTTTCATCATGATGTACTCCAATGTTGTACTACAGCTTGACCATCACCTATTTCAAGATGTTGTTGATAATAAGCAGCAAAAGAGTGGAGCAAAAAGCTTAGCTGATCTTGATGTTGATGTTTTAAAGAGAATTGTTAACAATTTCAAAAGGATAGTACATGAAAAAACAGGAAAACATTTTCCGCAGAACGTTGAAGAGCAATTGTTAAACTCAGTTAATGCAGTATTTACCTCTTGGAAAAATGATAGGGCTGTTTCCTATAGAAGAATACATAACATTCCTGAAAACCTTGGAACAGCGGTCAACGTGCAAGCAATGGTTTTCGGTAATTTAAATGATAATTCTGCAACTGGTGTGATATTTACACGAAATCCTTCAACTGGAGAAAAAAAGCTTTTTGGTGAGTTTTTGGTTAATGCTCAGGGTGAGGATGTGGTTTCTGGTGTTTATACTCCTATGCCAATTGACGGAGAGCAAGAAAACACCATGGAGAAGTTGCTGCCAAGTGTCTACCTGGAATTATGCGCGGTATGTGAAAAACTTGAAAGGCATTATAAAGACATGCAGGATATCGAATTTACTGTGCAGGACGGTAAGTTATGGATTTTGCAGACTAGGTCTGGCAAGCGCACGGCTGAAGCTGCTATTCGCATAATAGTTGATATGGTAAACGAAGGAACGATTACAAAAGAAGAAGGAATATTGAGAATTGATCCAAAAACTTTTGACAATTTATTGCATCCAGTTCTTGACGTTAAGAGTGACCAAAAAGTAATAGGGAAGGGACTGCCGGCTTCTCCAGGGGTTGCTTCTGGATATGTAGTGTTTAGTGCAAGTGATGCTGAAAAAGCTGCAGAGCAGGGTAAAAAAGTGATTTTAGTAAGGTCAGAAACGAGTCCTGAAGATATTAATGGAATGAATGCTGCAAGTGGCATAGTAACAGCACGGGGAGGGATGACCTCGCATGCTGCTGTTGTAACCCGTGGAATGGGTAAGCCATGCATTTGCAGTGTAAGTGGACTTTATATCGATAAAGATGGAACTTTCTTTTCTGTGGGGGATACAAAAGTAAATAAAGGTGAACCAATTACCATCAACGGAGGAACAGGGGAGGTTATGCTTGGCATTCTTCCTACAATTTCACCTGAATTATCGCAAGAATTCAAAACGATAATCAACTGGATAGATGAAATCAAAACGGTCAAAGTGAGAGCGAACGCTGATACTCCAAAAGATGCAAAAATTGCAAAAGGATTCGGTGCGGAAGGTATAGGCTTATGTCGCACAGAACATATGTTTTTCGCTAGTGATAGAATCGAATTCATTCAAAAGTTGATAATAGCTGACGATGAAAATGAAAGGGCAAATGCGCTCATTAAACTGGAAGAAATGCAAAAGTCTGATTTCAAAGAAATATTTTCTATTATGGAGGGTAGGGAAGTCACTATACGGTTGCTTGATCCACCCTTACATGAATTTTTACCCAATAATCAGTCTACTATAGAAAAAATCGCCAAATCACTTAGTAAGTCAGTTGAATCAGTAAAAAATAAAATAGCACAGTTGTCAGAAAAGAACCCAATGCTTGGCCATCGAGGTTGTAGACTTGCCATTTCTCATCCTGAAATATATAGCATGCAGATTAGGGCAATACTTAGTGCTGCAAATGAGCTAAAAAAGGAAAAAAGTGTAGAAATCAAGCCTGAGATCATGATCCCTTTTATAATGAATGAGAAAGAATTTATTCTGATATGCGAGCTAGCAAAGAAAGAATCCTCTGTCATCTCAGCTGGAATCCAGACGCAGATTCCAGCGTCACGCGCTGGAATGACATCAGACAAGGCTTATTCAATTGGGACGATGATAGAACTACCAAGAGCAGCACTGATTGCTGATAAGTTAGCAAAACATGCAGAGTTTTTTAGTTTTGGCACTAATGATTTAACGCAAACAACCATGGGACTTTCAAGAGATGATTCAGTTAATTTCCTCGATTCTTATAAGGAAAGCAATATATTTGACAATGATCCATTTGAAGTGCTGGACATCGAAGGGGTAGGGGAGTTAATCAAGATAGCCATTGAAAGAGGCAAAAAAACCCGAAAAGAAATAAAACTAGGTATATGTGGAGAGCATGGAGCAGATCCAAAATCTATAGAGTTTCTCATCGAATCAGGGGTGGATTATGTTTCATGCTCACCCTATAGAGTACCGGTTGCAAAGTTAGTGGCAGCACAGTTTAGTGTAAAATCTAAGTTTGTTGGGTAA